One stretch of Shewanella sp. Arc9-LZ DNA includes these proteins:
- a CDS encoding type II secretion system F family protein: MNTSLFTDLILGVLLVITCWLFYLFHNTRVDDKDITSFGDLLPLDNIYPANLIRQAGLSVFRNRLLYWSIKLSLAITAVIMALEFMPTMPVWLHILISVIAFFMLDGWLLLKRQMRKQRIDASLEFFISLLVVYLQSGTPLSQAFRLSAKYGLTKEHPLADELLLLSLELESGRDRQRAFADLAKRTGVQNLNKLAAIINIGLQIGSPLINCLQSQLSAIQQQRQQLVNSKINRKSLEVLLPMLLVCFPMFLVLVFFPAAIQFMDLLSVLADSL; encoded by the coding sequence ATGAATACATCACTTTTTACCGATCTTATTCTAGGCGTGTTATTGGTTATAACTTGTTGGTTATTTTACTTATTCCATAACACCCGCGTCGACGATAAAGACATTACTTCTTTTGGTGATTTACTGCCATTAGACAACATATATCCTGCAAACCTGATTAGACAAGCGGGTTTATCGGTATTTCGTAATCGGTTGCTGTATTGGTCTATTAAACTCAGTTTAGCGATTACAGCCGTTATCATGGCACTTGAATTTATGCCGACAATGCCGGTATGGCTTCACATTCTGATCAGTGTTATTGCATTTTTCATGTTAGATGGCTGGTTACTGTTAAAACGCCAAATGAGAAAACAGCGCATCGATGCATCATTAGAATTTTTTATCAGTTTATTAGTGGTGTATTTACAATCCGGAACGCCTTTAAGCCAGGCATTTAGGCTGTCGGCAAAATATGGCTTAACCAAAGAACACCCATTAGCAGATGAGTTATTACTGCTGTCTTTAGAATTAGAGTCTGGTCGTGATAGGCAACGCGCTTTTGCGGATTTAGCCAAACGAACCGGGGTGCAAAATCTGAATAAATTGGCGGCTATTATTAACATTGGTTTGCAAATTGGCTCACCATTAATCAATTGTCTGCAATCACAACTCAGTGCAATACAGCAGCAACGCCAGCAATTGGTAAACAGTAAAATTAATCGAAAGTCGCTAGAAGTATTATTACCGATGTTATTGGTGTGTTTTCCGATGTTTCTGGTTCTGGTTTTTTTCCCCGCCGCAATTCAGTTTATGGATTTGCTGAGCGTTTTAGCCGATTCATTATAA
- a CDS encoding type II secretion system F family protein, whose product MPWYEVIVLVVLLAVMLVCARAWWFADAQPKPQELEPQTKLTSGIRQKLRLLDINLAPISVLIGILTLSICAYMAIHTAFPQHQSIAVIMALAILVSSYFVLDDLVTWRIKRVETELVDAMDTMHSSLQAGLSPLQAISTAASLAKGPLKAELTEIVTRLSSGYDASQSVNRLVNRYNTEGTRLFAQALVARHQTGSDFNAMLQAVTKLMRQRIQQYQFINSQMSGTRYAAFFCGLMPYALIPLFVSQEQHWFAPLLEHPNGANFLSTALLLQIIGFFWLRKVLKANL is encoded by the coding sequence ATGCCTTGGTATGAAGTGATTGTATTGGTGGTGTTATTGGCTGTGATGCTTGTGTGTGCCAGGGCTTGGTGGTTTGCCGATGCCCAACCTAAGCCGCAAGAGCTTGAACCACAAACTAAATTAACTAGCGGAATACGCCAAAAGTTACGTTTATTAGACATTAACTTAGCGCCCATTAGTGTGTTGATTGGTATTTTAACTCTATCTATATGTGCCTATATGGCGATTCATACGGCGTTTCCTCAACATCAAAGCATCGCGGTGATCATGGCATTAGCCATATTAGTCAGTAGTTATTTTGTATTAGATGACTTAGTCACATGGCGTATCAAACGGGTAGAAACTGAATTAGTAGATGCAATGGATACCATGCATTCATCGCTACAAGCGGGGTTGTCACCATTACAAGCTATTTCAACCGCAGCCAGTTTAGCCAAAGGGCCATTAAAAGCAGAGCTGACTGAAATTGTCACGCGTTTGTCATCGGGTTATGACGCCAGTCAATCGGTTAATCGATTAGTTAATCGCTACAACACCGAAGGCACACGATTATTTGCTCAAGCATTGGTAGCAAGGCATCAAACTGGCAGCGACTTTAATGCCATGTTACAAGCAGTAACGAAGCTTATGCGTCAACGTATTCAGCAGTATCAATTTATTAATAGCCAAATGTCAGGCACACGTTATGCGGCGTTCTTTTGTGGGCTTATGCCTTATGCACTTATTCCATTGTTTGTGTCGCAGGAGCAGCATTGGTTTGCACCATTACTAGAGCACCCTAATGGCGCTAACTTCTTAAGCACTGCGTTGTTATTACAAATTATTGGCTTCTTTTGGTTACGTAAAGTATTAAAGGCCAACTTATGA
- a CDS encoding CpaF family protein — translation MFNSEHNIFSPTTLNISSIPNDEMRRLKQLLHNSLIDDMDNDDSLHLKQPTQLKQQLEQLIDLLPGQQQQPLNAADKALLIQQVIEELQGLGPISELMLDPAVTDILINGPFSIWVERHGALRKTTQAFDNDSHLRRFLERIVSAQGRQLDANNPMVDARLADGSRLHAVIPPLCTIGAVVSIRRFHHETISAETLVSSGFINQDILTFLEKAVIAGINIVIAGSAGSGKTSLLNVISGFIPNSERVITIEETGELQLHHPHVIPLESRGTNGEGNGEVSLRDLVKTALRMRADRIIVGEVRGGEVFDMLQAMNCGHDGSLTTVHANNPQDVINRLRSLAQMEEAAICRDTIDHMISSSIQVIVQVRRFRDGSRRVVSVCEVIQTAAITEVKPLFEFQQQPQTDHNHIVGQHVCSATQCQLSEQIAAKGFDVTELNSLFSEVDYALV, via the coding sequence ATGTTTAATTCCGAGCATAATATTTTTTCCCCAACAACATTGAACATCTCATCAATCCCCAATGATGAAATGCGTCGACTTAAGCAACTGCTCCATAACAGCTTAATTGATGATATGGACAACGACGACTCATTGCATTTAAAGCAACCCACTCAGCTTAAGCAGCAGCTTGAGCAACTAATCGATTTATTACCAGGGCAACAACAACAGCCATTAAATGCTGCAGATAAGGCACTCCTTATCCAGCAAGTTATCGAAGAACTACAAGGGCTTGGGCCGATTTCTGAATTAATGTTAGACCCAGCCGTTACCGACATTTTAATTAATGGTCCTTTTTCGATTTGGGTTGAGCGTCACGGAGCATTGCGCAAAACCACTCAAGCGTTCGATAACGACTCGCACCTAAGACGATTTCTAGAGCGTATCGTGAGTGCACAAGGTCGTCAGTTAGATGCTAATAATCCTATGGTGGATGCAAGATTGGCCGACGGCAGTCGTTTACATGCGGTTATTCCACCGTTATGCACTATTGGCGCAGTTGTATCAATTCGCCGTTTTCATCATGAAACCATTAGCGCTGAGACATTAGTGTCTAGTGGGTTTATCAACCAAGACATTCTAACGTTTTTAGAAAAAGCCGTTATCGCAGGCATAAACATTGTTATTGCTGGTAGTGCGGGCTCAGGTAAAACCAGCTTACTTAATGTGATTTCTGGCTTTATCCCTAACAGCGAGCGTGTTATCACCATTGAAGAAACGGGTGAGCTGCAACTACATCATCCGCATGTTATTCCACTGGAAAGTCGTGGAACAAACGGCGAGGGTAATGGCGAAGTGTCATTACGAGACTTAGTGAAAACGGCACTACGAATGCGTGCCGACCGCATTATTGTTGGCGAAGTCAGGGGCGGTGAAGTATTTGATATGCTCCAAGCCATGAACTGTGGTCACGATGGAAGCCTAACCACTGTGCATGCCAATAACCCGCAAGATGTGATTAATCGTCTGCGCTCATTGGCCCAAATGGAAGAAGCGGCAATATGCCGTGACACCATTGATCATATGATCAGTTCATCAATACAAGTCATTGTTCAAGTTAGACGTTTTAGAGACGGTAGCCGTCGAGTAGTGAGTGTATGTGAAGTGATACAAACCGCAGCTATAACGGAGGTAAAACCACTTTTTGAGTTTCAACAACAACCACAAACAGATCATAACCATATCGTAGGCCAACATGTTTGCAGCGCAACACAATGCCAGTTAAGCGAACAAATTGCAGCCAAAGGCTTTGATGTTACCGAGCTTAACTCGCTATTTTCGGAGGTAGATTATGCCTTGGTATGA
- a CDS encoding tetratricopeptide repeat protein — protein sequence MKTLTHFRLSTVIVVALVSSACSTSQTKREYQPDDQLTAMLKQYNVNQTDGVNCQGYQSAISDCERLSNDLGALSMTYPQHQQIGFTAAIVYHQIGRDVDSQMVLDRLLSQQQPVSEVAILRSKLAMQEGNINLARTVLQRQVQLQPDHPELHATLAASYYLEGRYEKAEAVIATADRLGAPVWRTSYHLGLIHEAQSNWSQACHFYADTLSYQPAHRQSLSRLLYLSDHPECRVQLSSL from the coding sequence ATGAAGACCTTAACTCATTTCCGCCTCAGTACCGTGATTGTGGTTGCCTTAGTCAGCAGTGCGTGTAGTACCAGCCAAACTAAGCGTGAATATCAACCAGATGATCAGTTAACGGCGATGTTAAAACAATACAATGTAAATCAAACCGATGGTGTTAATTGCCAAGGTTATCAGTCTGCTATTAGTGACTGTGAACGCTTGTCGAACGACCTAGGTGCATTATCAATGACCTATCCACAACACCAACAAATTGGTTTTACAGCCGCGATTGTTTACCATCAAATCGGTCGTGATGTTGATAGCCAAATGGTGCTAGATAGGTTGTTATCGCAACAACAACCAGTATCCGAAGTAGCCATTTTGCGCAGTAAACTGGCCATGCAAGAGGGTAATATCAACCTGGCAAGAACCGTATTACAACGACAAGTGCAGTTACAACCGGATCACCCAGAACTGCATGCAACATTAGCAGCAAGTTATTATTTAGAAGGTCGTTACGAAAAAGCCGAAGCCGTGATTGCTACCGCCGACCGATTAGGCGCTCCAGTATGGCGAACCAGTTACCACTTAGGACTAATTCACGAAGCACAATCAAATTGGTCGCAAGCGTGTCATTTTTACGCCGATACCCTGAGTTACCAGCCGGCACACCGACAAAGTTTGTCGAGACTGCTGTATTTAAGTGATCATCCCGAGTGTCGAGTCCAGTTAAGTAGTCTGTAA
- a CDS encoding pilus assembly protein N-terminal domain-containing protein, whose translation MKQSLCVTSICLLLVSMSVFSGTKGLDFIETADGRQSSMIREMVQWTHSRLVFKKSISRVAIGQDAIMQVEVLDKNEVLALAKKVGRTSLIVWYTDDTSETFLFSVTEDLSVLRQALSDIHPKIRLTLAPDRAALVLRGRVPTVKYKLAAETAARHYLDAGKNRINDNNSLVMKSPTDFLADLSPNIRLPSQQLRKSNRGSVGHAAIINLIQVDVLPMSMIEKVKKAIIQLGGESVTVSRIQKGDMPDDQADTLLLGGQVETQVDLVRVLNLASRLFTGDRINSITGKIEAGSNDITVIANESGGLISSSQQVSSNSSSNRGGNAKSSSNNVKSNIARAKLLSMANGRLLSTIEVRDLPQVRVAIQMYEVNRRSLTQWRPDFSLITQGYNKTDGNFGLDGATNQALGSGQVENALQVLGGALVNNFQVGGSEIAFDLLFSLLEKDGISRTLSRPTLTVLAGEKAVFRAGGEVPVPTSFSPNGISSANGGNSQGVFSGTEFKSFGIQLEVRAMVDENDLITLDLSPSISTPDTLLTQQISSSTGSSLTTSAFNVRNLTTSTRLRDGQPLIIGGLVSRDISDSRDFVPGINDVPLLGKLTESSSDADTARELIIIVTPTLVREPRHDVALWQFQTSAEMLQSMQFPLADSSL comes from the coding sequence ATGAAACAATCTCTCTGTGTAACGTCAATCTGTTTGTTGCTAGTGAGCATGTCAGTATTTTCTGGCACTAAAGGCCTAGATTTTATTGAAACAGCAGATGGCCGCCAGTCCAGTATGATCCGAGAAATGGTCCAGTGGACTCATTCACGTTTGGTGTTTAAAAAAAGCATTTCACGCGTAGCCATTGGCCAAGATGCCATTATGCAAGTTGAAGTACTCGATAAAAATGAAGTACTGGCACTGGCAAAAAAAGTGGGCCGTACCAGCCTTATTGTTTGGTATACCGACGACACCTCTGAAACGTTTCTATTCAGTGTCACAGAAGACTTGAGTGTGTTAAGGCAAGCGCTCAGTGATATTCACCCTAAAATTCGCCTAACATTAGCACCTGATCGCGCAGCTCTGGTACTTAGGGGCCGAGTGCCAACGGTAAAATATAAATTAGCCGCTGAAACTGCCGCTCGTCATTACTTAGATGCAGGTAAAAACCGTATCAACGATAACAATAGTTTAGTCATGAAATCACCTACCGATTTTTTGGCCGACTTAAGTCCTAATATTCGTCTACCGTCGCAGCAACTGCGTAAGTCTAATCGGGGGAGTGTAGGCCACGCCGCTATTATCAACTTAATTCAAGTTGATGTATTACCAATGAGCATGATTGAAAAAGTCAAAAAGGCCATTATTCAATTAGGTGGTGAATCAGTCACGGTAAGTCGTATTCAAAAAGGCGACATGCCTGATGATCAAGCCGACACCTTGTTACTAGGCGGTCAGGTTGAAACCCAAGTTGACCTCGTTAGAGTATTAAATTTAGCATCGCGCCTTTTCACTGGAGATCGTATTAATTCAATCACTGGAAAAATAGAAGCAGGCAGTAATGACATTACCGTTATCGCCAATGAGTCGGGTGGGTTAATCAGCTCAAGCCAACAGGTAAGCAGTAATTCGTCATCAAATAGAGGCGGTAATGCAAAATCTAGCAGTAACAATGTGAAGTCAAATATTGCCCGAGCTAAGTTGTTGTCTATGGCGAATGGTAGATTGTTGTCGACCATCGAAGTCCGCGATTTACCCCAGGTACGTGTAGCGATTCAAATGTACGAAGTGAATCGTCGCAGTTTAACCCAATGGCGTCCTGACTTTTCATTGATCACTCAAGGCTACAACAAAACCGACGGTAATTTCGGTTTAGATGGGGCAACTAATCAAGCACTGGGTTCAGGCCAAGTCGAAAATGCATTGCAGGTATTAGGTGGCGCACTGGTGAACAACTTCCAAGTGGGCGGCAGTGAGATTGCATTTGATTTACTGTTTTCATTGTTAGAAAAAGACGGTATCTCACGCACATTATCTCGTCCGACGTTAACCGTCTTAGCAGGAGAAAAAGCCGTATTCCGAGCCGGTGGTGAAGTGCCAGTGCCAACATCATTTTCACCCAATGGAATTAGTAGTGCCAATGGGGGTAATAGCCAAGGGGTATTTAGTGGCACCGAGTTTAAATCGTTTGGTATCCAGCTTGAAGTACGAGCAATGGTGGACGAAAACGACTTAATCACTTTAGATTTAAGTCCTAGTATTTCAACACCAGACACTTTGTTAACCCAACAAATATCGTCGAGCACAGGGTCATCATTAACCACTAGTGCATTCAATGTCAGAAACCTGACCACCAGTACGCGCTTACGTGATGGACAGCCATTAATCATCGGTGGGTTAGTCAGCCGTGACATAAGCGATTCACGTGACTTTGTACCGGGTATTAACGATGTTCCGTTGCTGGGTAAGTTAACCGAGTCATCGTCTGACGCCGATACCGCCCGCGAGTTAATTATTATTGTGACGCCAACACTGGTAAGAGAGCCACGTCATGATGTTGCCTTATGGCAATTCCAAACATCAGCTGAAATGCTACAAAGCATGCAATTTCCATTAGCTGACTCGTCACTATAA
- a CDS encoding sigma-54 dependent transcriptional regulator produces MNEHNKPLVYVVEDSLSSGALYCSQLKKAGFDTQHFVDGYSALVAIKEKMPAVLVQDVCLPDISGLEVLKYVNNQDTSAKVIIITSNSSIDVAVDAMRLGGYDFIEKPFTSERLTTSVGNAVKQQNQDIKTITVEPEATSLERMNFIGESLSMHTVFRLLESAARSKASVFVTGESGTGKEVCALGLHQASAREQGPFIAINCAAIPAELFESEFFGHVKGAFSGALTDRKGAVEVANGGTLFLDEICEMQLNLQAKLLRFLQTGTFCKVGSNDLQQSDVRIVCATNRNPAEEVGEGRFREDLYYRLNVIPVMLPPLRERGDDILLLANHILQSKTAENNKQFTDFSADVKHTFMQYDWPGNIRELQNVIENIVVIYDGQSVQPDMLPGNFGHSIVSHTNSHLTNNHGIQPNQTTTNITARTSTNSVNTQQPSPHNIVQLWIVEKNTIEAAIDQCDGNIPLAAAYLGISASTIYRKMKSWAES; encoded by the coding sequence ATGAATGAACACAATAAACCGCTCGTATACGTAGTTGAAGACAGCCTCTCTAGTGGAGCGTTATATTGCAGCCAATTGAAAAAGGCCGGTTTTGATACGCAACATTTTGTCGATGGTTATTCTGCACTCGTGGCGATTAAAGAAAAAATGCCTGCTGTATTAGTGCAAGATGTTTGTTTACCCGACATTAGTGGTTTAGAAGTATTGAAATACGTCAATAATCAAGACACCTCAGCCAAAGTGATTATCATCACTTCAAACAGTTCTATCGATGTTGCCGTTGATGCAATGCGCTTAGGTGGCTATGACTTTATTGAAAAACCGTTTACTTCAGAACGCCTAACCACATCAGTAGGTAATGCTGTTAAGCAACAAAATCAAGACATAAAAACCATTACTGTAGAGCCAGAAGCAACCTCGCTCGAGCGAATGAACTTTATTGGTGAATCGTTATCAATGCATACCGTATTTCGCTTATTAGAAAGTGCTGCACGCAGTAAAGCCAGTGTGTTTGTAACCGGTGAAAGCGGTACAGGTAAAGAAGTGTGTGCTCTTGGTTTGCATCAGGCCAGTGCTCGCGAGCAAGGTCCATTTATTGCCATTAACTGTGCGGCTATTCCTGCAGAGCTATTTGAGTCAGAGTTTTTTGGTCATGTTAAAGGTGCATTCAGTGGCGCATTAACGGATCGTAAAGGTGCTGTCGAAGTCGCCAATGGTGGTACGCTATTTTTAGATGAAATTTGTGAAATGCAATTAAATTTGCAAGCAAAATTATTGCGTTTTTTACAAACGGGTACATTTTGCAAAGTGGGCAGTAACGATCTGCAACAAAGTGATGTCCGCATCGTTTGTGCAACGAACCGTAATCCGGCAGAAGAAGTCGGTGAAGGCCGTTTTCGGGAAGACTTGTACTATCGACTCAATGTTATCCCGGTTATGTTGCCGCCATTACGTGAGCGTGGCGATGATATTTTATTGCTAGCAAATCATATTTTGCAGTCTAAAACGGCTGAGAATAACAAACAATTTACTGACTTTAGTGCTGACGTTAAGCATACCTTTATGCAATACGATTGGCCTGGTAATATTCGTGAATTGCAAAATGTCATCGAAAACATTGTGGTAATTTACGATGGCCAGTCTGTTCAGCCTGACATGTTACCAGGTAATTTTGGTCATTCAATCGTCAGCCATACCAACAGCCATCTTACAAATAACCATGGTATTCAGCCGAATCAAACAACCACTAATATCACGGCCAGAACCTCAACCAATAGCGTTAATACCCAACAACCTTCACCACATAATATTGTTCAGCTTTGGATAGTAGAGAAAAATACCATTGAAGCAGCCATTGACCAATGTGACGGTAATATTCCACTAGCAGCAGCTTATTTAGGCATTAGCGCATCAACTATTTATCGAAAAATGAAAAGCTGGGCTGAGAGTTAA
- a CDS encoding Hpt domain-containing protein has protein sequence MLEPTAITACPIMQRSTLDNLLSDLGFETYQHLLNLFEQELIQLHLNLQTAVEQQQYQEINNVTHILKNTAALYGAERLSKSACLVYQIEIGQAFIPQTQQLIAILVETLNVFNVHIHSLVE, from the coding sequence ATGTTAGAACCCACAGCAATAACAGCATGCCCAATCATGCAGCGAAGTACCTTAGACAATTTATTGTCCGATTTAGGTTTTGAAACTTATCAACATTTGCTTAATTTATTTGAACAAGAATTAATTCAATTGCATTTAAATCTGCAAACGGCAGTAGAGCAACAACAATACCAAGAGATTAATAACGTGACGCACATCCTGAAGAACACTGCTGCATTATATGGAGCAGAACGTTTATCGAAAAGTGCCTGTCTGGTATATCAAATAGAAATTGGCCAAGCGTTTATCCCACAAACTCAGCAGTTAATAGCTATTTTAGTTGAAACACTCAATGTATTTAACGTGCATATTCACTCGTTAGTCGAGTAG
- a CDS encoding bifunctional diguanylate cyclase/phosphodiesterase, with protein MYPQKQTVINEDASNSHWNDLTDVIEEALKQHCFSMVYQPLISVQTGRIVGFESLVRCDSPTFGVISPSDFIPCAEQSGQILELGSWIFQQALLDLKRMRNQGMQNICLSLNVSPVQLLHTNVYEQLMSLIIELQIPPSAVKLELTETALIHDPQTICKVFNAFKQEDVQVWLDDFGTGFASLSLLRKFNIDGLKIDRSFVSGIADNNEDFTLCSAVIAMAQRLGLHIVAEGVETESQLQILSQLGCDVVQGYLLGKPQTLEKNLSLWS; from the coding sequence ATGTATCCCCAAAAACAAACTGTGATCAATGAAGATGCAAGTAACTCACACTGGAATGACCTTACCGACGTTATAGAGGAGGCATTAAAACAACATTGTTTCAGCATGGTGTATCAACCGCTTATTTCAGTGCAAACAGGTCGAATTGTCGGCTTTGAATCATTGGTTCGATGTGACTCGCCAACGTTTGGGGTTATTTCACCCAGTGACTTTATCCCTTGTGCTGAGCAAAGTGGACAAATCTTAGAGCTAGGGAGTTGGATATTTCAACAAGCATTGCTAGATTTAAAGCGCATGCGTAACCAGGGCATGCAAAACATTTGTTTATCGTTGAATGTATCCCCAGTTCAGTTGCTGCATACTAATGTTTATGAACAACTCATGTCTCTTATTATCGAACTCCAAATCCCGCCGTCTGCCGTTAAATTAGAATTAACCGAAACCGCACTCATTCACGATCCCCAAACCATTTGTAAAGTGTTTAATGCCTTTAAACAAGAAGATGTACAAGTGTGGCTGGACGATTTTGGTACTGGGTTCGCCTCATTAAGTTTATTGCGAAAATTCAATATTGACGGCCTAAAAATAGATCGCAGCTTTGTCAGTGGCATTGCAGACAATAATGAAGATTTCACTTTATGCAGCGCCGTTATCGCCATGGCGCAACGACTTGGATTACATATTGTCGCAGAAGGCGTCGAGACAGAAAGCCAGCTGCAAATATTAAGTCAGCTTGGGTGCGATGTCGTCCAAGGTTACTTATTAGGTAAACCACAAACATTAGAAAAGAACCTTAGCCTATGGAGTTAA
- a CDS encoding ATP-binding protein, whose amino-acid sequence MDQPQPTIDEANRLKALLELNLLDTFPEEQFDHMTRFVQAYFNVSICLVSLVDKNRQWFKSKQGLEACETGRAESFCGHAIHSSDVFVVEDTLEDKRFADNPLVLDGPKIRFYAGFPLQTAGGHRIGTLCIIDTKPRQFNYSDKQHLQDFGKVIESLIRQRSAEIATDKQSSFTQRLISLLTKPSPLWTRRAVAFSISLIVLASSLFLAVQTDNQHVISQADIIEHLTPDESTNDSWWHYTLYIFAGGCLAMLMYFLLRLPANLRKMLHILSVNQVRNERRFRDAIEALADGFIIFDNQQKVAVYNQNFISLYPELADIVHEGISYQELRKNSTVRSLVKQPDFLDVDDLRKQQPERIIEFNDGRWIKMVERPMRDGGIVGFHTDITELKRKELQLIEARQKAETANVVKSKFLANVSHEVRTPLNGIIGLLDVLVDDEELNSQQQFYLTTMQDSSNSLLQILNDILDVSKMEAGKLTLVSEPFNLTTTLQSACSLMNTNAEASGLSLSLSLPEQELSLLGDPGRIRQLVLNLLSNSIKFTKVGSINLTATYDVVSDTQVSVTITITDTGIGIPETMLNHILEPFTQVDNSAIKHSSGTGLGLAISNNLVKLMQGTLTINSQEQSGTEIIIGIPFTLAKPVEYNSATLISNLNLRDRNVKILLADDDNTNQLVMQAMCDKLQCNIDIVNDGIEAVEAAKKLKYDVILMDIYMPRMDGITASTLIRADSLCKKTPIIAFTANAMEGDKKRFMDAGMDDYVSKPINKVHFLQTLSKFLQ is encoded by the coding sequence ATGGATCAACCACAGCCGACAATTGATGAAGCAAACAGGCTTAAGGCATTACTTGAGTTGAATTTGCTGGATACGTTTCCAGAAGAGCAGTTTGATCACATGACTCGTTTTGTCCAAGCCTACTTCAATGTATCAATTTGTTTGGTCAGTTTGGTTGATAAAAATAGACAATGGTTCAAATCTAAACAAGGCTTAGAAGCCTGCGAAACAGGTAGAGCAGAGTCCTTTTGTGGCCATGCTATTCATTCCAGTGATGTATTTGTTGTTGAAGATACCTTAGAAGACAAACGCTTTGCTGATAACCCCTTAGTTTTAGATGGCCCTAAAATTCGTTTTTATGCAGGATTTCCTTTGCAAACTGCTGGTGGTCATCGTATTGGCACCTTGTGCATTATCGACACTAAGCCAAGACAATTTAATTATAGCGACAAACAGCATCTGCAAGATTTTGGTAAAGTAATTGAAAGCCTGATCCGTCAACGCAGTGCAGAAATAGCAACCGACAAGCAAAGCTCATTTACCCAAAGGTTAATCAGCTTACTCACGAAACCATCGCCGCTATGGACCCGCAGAGCCGTGGCTTTTTCAATCAGTTTGATTGTACTGGCATCGAGCCTGTTCCTTGCCGTACAAACAGACAATCAACATGTAATTTCGCAAGCTGATATTATTGAACATTTAACTCCGGATGAGTCAACTAACGACTCTTGGTGGCATTATACGCTATACATTTTTGCTGGTGGCTGCCTGGCCATGCTGATGTATTTCTTGCTTCGATTACCGGCTAACTTACGTAAAATGTTACATATTTTATCAGTTAATCAAGTTAGGAATGAAAGACGTTTTCGTGATGCGATTGAAGCATTAGCTGATGGATTTATCATTTTTGATAATCAGCAAAAAGTGGCGGTGTATAATCAAAATTTTATTTCGCTTTATCCTGAACTGGCTGATATTGTTCACGAAGGCATCAGTTATCAAGAATTACGAAAAAACTCCACAGTACGCAGTTTAGTTAAACAACCTGATTTTCTAGATGTAGATGACCTACGTAAGCAGCAACCTGAGCGGATTATTGAGTTCAATGACGGCCGTTGGATTAAAATGGTTGAACGACCAATGCGAGATGGCGGTATTGTTGGGTTCCATACCGATATAACTGAGTTGAAACGCAAAGAACTACAACTCATCGAAGCGCGCCAAAAAGCAGAAACGGCTAACGTAGTTAAATCAAAATTTTTAGCCAATGTCAGTCACGAAGTCAGAACCCCATTAAATGGTATTATTGGCCTTTTGGATGTGTTGGTTGACGATGAAGAGCTTAATTCGCAGCAACAATTTTATTTAACCACAATGCAAGATTCATCTAATAGCCTACTGCAAATATTGAACGACATTTTAGATGTCAGCAAAATGGAAGCCGGTAAGTTAACCTTAGTCTCTGAACCCTTTAATTTAACGACCACACTGCAATCTGCCTGCAGCTTAATGAATACAAATGCTGAGGCGAGTGGTTTATCGCTTAGTTTATCATTACCTGAACAAGAGTTAAGTTTGCTCGGTGACCCAGGCCGCATACGCCAATTAGTGCTTAATTTATTATCAAATTCGATCAAATTCACCAAAGTGGGAAGTATAAACTTAACCGCAACATACGATGTGGTCTCTGATACTCAAGTGAGCGTGACCATTACCATTACCGACACCGGTATTGGTATTCCTGAAACGATGCTGAATCACATCTTAGAACCCTTCACTCAAGTCGATAATAGTGCAATAAAACACAGCTCAGGTACTGGGCTTGGCTTAGCAATCAGTAATAATTTAGTTAAGTTAATGCAAGGGACATTAACCATAAACAGCCAAGAACAAAGCGGTACCGAAATCATTATTGGTATACCGTTTACCCTAGCTAAACCGGTTGAATATAACTCAGCAACATTAATTAGTAATCTCAATCTTCGCGATAGAAATGTCAAAATATTGCTCGCCGATGATGACAATACTAATCAACTAGTGATGCAAGCGATGTGCGACAAACTGCAATGTAATATTGATATTGTTAATGATGGAATAGAGGCCGTTGAAGCGGCCAAAAAACTAAAGTACGACGTTATTTTAATGGATATATATATGCCAAGAATGGATGGCATTACCGCGTCTACACTCATTCGTGCAGACTCTTTATGCAAAAAAACGCCCATCATTGCTTTTACCGCCAATGCTATGGAAGGGGATAAAAAACGCTTTATGGATGCCGGTATGGACGATTATGTTTCAAAACCGATTAACAAAGTTCATTTCTTACAAACCCTGTCTAAATTCCTACAGTAG